The following DNA comes from Alienimonas californiensis.
AGCCAGCCGTCGTACTCTGTCACCCAGATCCAGTTCTGGACGGGCCACCCGATCTTGACGGGGTTCTGTTCGACGTACCGGATCACCCGACGAACATCGGCCGGCGTTTCGAGGAAGACGACCCACCCCGGCCCGCCCCAGACCGGATGCTCCTCGTCGCGGTGGCCGCGTTCCCGGAGCAAGTCCCGGGAGGCGTTCTGCAGGTTCTCGATCATCGTCTCGCCGCGATCCCGGTGCTTACGGATCAGCACGTGCACGTGATCCGGCATCGCCGCGGCGGCGTAGCAGGTGT
Coding sequences within:
- a CDS encoding transposase, yielding MSKAISVRSLRELGPLHQGRRTVQPAGREIRAFYERAAEKLRYDLLTFSPGQCGCIAEAMGEAVRRCGYTCYAAAAMPDHVHVLIRKHRDRGETMIENLQNASRDLLRERGHRDEEHPVWGGPGWVVFLETPADVRRVIRYVEQNPVKIGWPVQNWIWVTEYDGWLPGLSPHRRDPRNRKRPR